The following coding sequences lie in one Chryseobacterium culicis genomic window:
- a CDS encoding adenylosuccinate synthetase yields MKKAQIVIGLGFGDEGKGITTDFLASQNPAAVVIRFSGGQQAAHTVMMDERKHVHSSFASGALRGLPSYFTEHCTIHPVFLFNEKEELKAKNGNIELHIHPLVKVTTPFDVWQNRTNTRNLEHGTCGKGIGATMKRHESPYKLFAIDLIGPREMLMEKLKGIAYYYGFVEENEIRELLNPFLEAIDGMDWKINDYTWLSSFDHLIFEGSQGILLDMDHGVFPNVTYAHTTSKNAYEICRLLKIEDIEMYYVTRSYATRHGNGWMSNEKQMNLKNNEEETCTFNEYQKELRTGEIDYSLLNYALKLDGAYVFPTKKNLVITCLDQMDEQFKQENLDIEFDAVYGSYSPYSKDFKQIF; encoded by the coding sequence ATGAAAAAGGCGCAAATCGTAATAGGACTAGGTTTTGGTGATGAAGGGAAAGGAATTACCACAGATTTTCTGGCTTCTCAGAATCCTGCGGCTGTTGTGATCAGATTCTCAGGAGGTCAGCAGGCAGCACATACCGTAATGATGGATGAAAGAAAGCATGTACATTCCAGTTTTGCAAGTGGAGCACTCAGAGGGCTACCTTCTTACTTCACCGAGCACTGTACGATACACCCTGTTTTTTTGTTCAATGAAAAAGAAGAATTAAAAGCAAAGAATGGAAATATTGAACTGCATATTCATCCATTGGTAAAAGTAACCACTCCTTTTGATGTATGGCAGAACAGAACCAATACCAGAAATCTGGAACACGGAACCTGCGGAAAAGGAATAGGAGCAACCATGAAAAGACACGAAAGTCCTTATAAACTTTTTGCGATAGATCTTATTGGACCAAGAGAAATGCTGATGGAAAAACTAAAAGGGATCGCCTATTATTATGGCTTTGTCGAAGAGAATGAGATCAGAGAACTCTTGAACCCTTTCTTAGAGGCTATTGATGGGATGGATTGGAAAATAAATGATTATACCTGGCTGTCTTCATTTGATCACCTTATTTTTGAAGGAAGCCAGGGTATTTTACTCGATATGGATCATGGCGTTTTTCCCAATGTGACCTATGCTCATACCACTTCAAAAAATGCATACGAAATCTGCAGGCTTTTAAAAATTGAAGACATTGAAATGTATTATGTCACCAGAAGCTATGCAACCCGTCACGGAAACGGCTGGATGAGCAATGAAAAACAAATGAATCTGAAAAATAATGAAGAAGAAACCTGTACATTTAATGAATATCAGAAGGAATTAAGAACAGGAGAAATAGATTACAGCCTCTTGAATTATGCTTTGAAGTTAGATGGAGCTTATGTATTTCCGACTAAAAAGAACCTTGTGATTACCTGTTTAGATCAGATGGATGAGCAATTTAAGCAGGAAAACCTGGATATAGAATTTGATGCTGTCTACGGATCTTATTCTCCGTATTCAAAAGATTTTAAACAGATTTTTTAA